Part of the Labrenzia sp. PHM005 genome is shown below.
CCTGCAGTCGCCTGAATCGCTTGATCCACGGTTTCTGCGCTTGTCACCGCATTTGCAGTCTCACTGGCAGCCATTGTAATGCTTTGCGTAATCTCGTGCGTGGCAATGCTTTGCTCATCAACAGCGCTTGTGATGGCGCCTGTGACTTCACTAATGAGCTCAATGGATCCAGAGATCTTGCGAATGGAGTCAACAGCCTCGCTTGTCAAACCTTGGACCGAAGAAATCTGATTGGATATCTCTTCTGTCGCTTTTGCCGTCTGTGTCGACAGCTCTTTCACTTCTGCTGCGACAACTGCAAACCCTTTACCAGCATCGCCGGCGCGGGCGGCTTCGATTGTGGCGTTGAGCGCCAACAGGTTGGTTTGTTCTGCAATCGCCCGGATCATCTCAACGACCGTACCGATTTTTTCGACCGCGTCCGCCAGACTGGAAACATTACCATCCGTTTGCTTGGCTATTCCAGTAGCGTCGCTGATAACATCGGTTGCCCGTCCGGCTTGATTGAGAATTTCCTGAATGGCAGCCGACATTTCCTCGGCGGCGGCTGCAACCGTCTGCACATTGTTAGATGACGATTCAGAAGCCCCTTTTGCTTCACCAGCTGCGGAAGACGCATCCTGGGAGATATGACGGACGCGCGAAGCAATATCCGTCATCTGACTGGTCTTATCGTCGACGTCTCCGGTAACGCTCGCCATCAGGTTTCGGAATTTCTCTATCAACTCCTCGACGTGGTTTTGACGCATCCGTTCGCGATCACGTTCCTTGGCCGCCTCCATTTCAAGGGCTGCACGCACTCGGGCGTTTTCCTGAAAGACTTCGCCGGCTCGAGCGAGATCGCCGATAACATCGGCCCGGTTCAAGAACGGCATCTTAAAGTCCAAAGCACCTTCGGCGATATCTACCAACTTGCCGGCCAGTTTCGCCAAAGTGTTGTTTACTTTGCGGATCTGCCAGACACAAAGGCCAAGAGTGAGCAGGACAACAAAAACCGTTTCCCAGACCACCATCATGAAGTGCTGGTTGGCGCTGTCAGCAAGTTCCTGGGCCCGTTTTTCGCCTGCGTAAAGCATCTCAAGAGACGCATTGCGCATCAAATTAAGCCGTTCGGTTGCCTTACCAAACCAGACCGAGCCATCAATACCCTGTCCATCTTTTGTTTCCGGTAAGGTTCGAAGAACCTTGCGCCATTCTACGACTTGAGAAACCGCTGGTCCTGAAACCATCTGGTCGAACAACTCAATATGGTGTGGGAAGGCGATCTCTCTGAAGTCTTTGAGAAAGGCGTTTTCAACTGACAAGCGATCGAAGTATGCCAAAAACCGTTCTTTTGGCACGTCTCCGGTTTTTCCGACAATCGTGAACAGTTGACCACCAATCGCACGTTCAAGGCCGCCCGCCTCAATAGCTTCCGTTAACAGGAGAAACGGTGACATATCTTGCGCGTATTCACTGTCTGCGCTTGCTTGAACGCCCGCCCAAATCAGAGCAACCAATTGGCGGATGTTGCCTGAATAAAATGCAAGGTTCTTGGAGCCATTGATACTCTTGTTATCAATCCCGCTGCGGTGTTGACCGATGGCATTAAGGTGATTTGCCATCTCCCGGGCCTTTTCCAAAACCACCTTGTTGTGAACAGAGAAACCAGCAACAGCGGTCTGAAAGTCCTCAACAGCCTTGTCCGTCGCTTTCCGCTGTTCTGCCAAGAGTTTTTTGGGGTTGTCCGCATATCCGGTCGCGATCATCACCGCCGTCCGGCCACGCTCTTTCTGCAACTCGTGAATGACTGCTTCCGACCGTTCCGCCATCACTGCTTTTGGAAGGATATCAGATGCGATACGGCTTTCATTTTGCGCTTCATAAAGTGCGATGAAACTTTGAAATAAAAAAGCCAGCAGCGGAACAATCGCAAGCAACGCGATCTGAGCACGAATTGATTTGAACATAACAATCCCCAAACAGAAAACCCGCCCCAAATAACGCTAGGTAAAGTTAAGAAAATATATAAACCTGAGGATGAAAAATTGTCGCACCGTATACCATTGATATTATCTACGAGGCACAGCCGAAACACCCCTAAACAACACTGTTAGTTTTTACATCTCTGCAAAAAATTCGTGCAATTCCTGCAGGTAGACGCGGCAGATGAAAGCCTGTATAAGCCGCGCTCCATAAGGGCCGGCATGGTGATGGCCCGATCCGGTAGACTGCTGACTGGTATGCAGATGATCCGGAGCAGTTGAAAGATTCCTATGACTGATTTGATGTCGCTCGCCCCGGCGCTGAAAGCCGCGCTGGCGAAACGTGGCTATGAAAGCCTCACCCCGGTTCAGGAAAGTGTCCTGAGCGAAGCCCCCGCTGAAGCAGATCTTCTTGTCTCCGCGCAAACCGGTTCAGGCAAAACCGTTGCATTTGGCCTGGCATTGGCTTCGACCATCCTCGGCGAAGAGGAAACGCTCGGCAAACCCGGCGCTCCAGTGGCACTCGCGATTGCTCCGACACGTGAACTTGCACTGCAGGTGAAGGAAGAACTCACCTGGCTTTACGGCGAAGCTGGCGCAGTCACAGCGTCTTGCGTCGGCGGCATGGATCCGCGTACCGAACGCCGAGCCTTGGACCGGGGAGTCCATATCGTTGTCGGCACTCCGGGTCGTCTGCGCGACCATATTGAACGCGGAGCCCTCGATCTTTCAGAATTGCGCGCTGTCGTGCTCGACGAAGCCGATGAAATGCTCGACATGGGCTTCCGTGAAGATTTGGAGTTCATTCTGGACGCAGCGCCACAAGAGCGCCGGACCTTGATGTTCTCCGCGACAGTTCCCAGGCCGATTGCCGAGCTTGCCAAGCGTTTTCAGAAAGATGCCGTACGCCTGTCCACGATCAATGCCCGTGAGCAGCATGTTGATATCGACTATGTGGCACACCCCGTGGCACCGAATGAGCGCGAAAACGCCATCATCAACGTTCTACGCCTGCACGAAGCAGAAAAGGCGATCGTATTCTGCCAGACTCGTGAAGGTGTCAGCCGCCTAACCGCCCGGCTTGCAAATCGAGGCTTCTCAATTGTCTCGCTTTCTGGTGAACTCAGCCAGGAGCAGCGGACAGCCGCTCTCACCGCTATGAAGAACGGCACGGCCAGGGTTTGTGTGGCAACCGACGTCGCCGCCCGCGGCATCGACCTGCCAAATTTGGACTTGGTGATTCACGCTGATCTGCCGACCGGAAAAGCGGCCCTCCTTCACCGATCAGGTCGAACTGGCCGCGCGGGCCGCAAAGGCACCTGCGTGCTGATGGTTCCGTTCCCACGCCGCCGTCAGGCTGAACGCACCCTTCATTTTGCAAACATCACGGCCACCTGGAAAGGCGCACCGACGTCGGATGAAATTCGCGCGAAGGACAAGGAAAGGCTGCTGGCCGATCCGGTCTTGTCCGCCGAACTGGAAGAAGAAGAACGGGCAATTGCCGTAGAACTTCTGGCACTTCACAGTGCGGAGCAGCTGGCAGCAGCGTTCGTCAAATTGCGTCAATCCCGCTTGCCTGCACCGGAAGATGTTGGTGAGCTGAATGAATCATCACTCAAAGGACGCGACGCCGGCGCACGTGGCGGCCGCAGCGCCGAAATCACCGGCAAATTTGATGACGGTGTTTGGTTCTCATTGTCTCTCGGACATCGGCAGCGCGCAGAACCACGTTGGATCCTCCCACTGATTTGCCGTGCTGGTCACGTCACTAAACGTGAAGTCGGTGCCATCAAGATCTTCCAGAACCAGCTCTATTTTGAAATAGACGGAAAACACGGCGAACGCTTCAACGAAGTTGTCAAACGCGAAGGTACCGGCGAGGAAAACGTCAACATCACGCTTCTCGATGCGCGTGGCGGCAAAATCCCGCAACCGCCGAAGGAAGACAACTTCCGGGGCGGTGGCAATCGGGATCGAGGCAACCGCTTCCGGGGAGATCGCGGAGACAGAAATGACCGCGGTGATCGCGGCGACCGCGGCGGCTACCAGAACCGCCGGCCGCGCAAAGGCGATGCCCCGGACTATGAAGAGATGGGCCGGGAAGACACACTGAAACCGGACAGGCCGAAACGCGGCCCGAAGCGCGACTTCGATGGTCCGCGTGGCAAAAAGCGCCGCCGGGACGACGGTGATGCCGCTCCACATCATCCGGCCTATGAACCGCTGGATATGAAGGCACTCTCCGGCGACCGGGACGGTGATGCCCCGCGCAAAGCCCGTAAGCCACGCGATACCGACGGTGAAGCCCCACGCAAAGGCAAACCGAAAGCCGGCGGCAAACCGGCCGGGGCCAAAAAGAAGGCGCCGAAGAAAAATAAACCGTCCCGTGCCCAGCGCAAGGCGGACCGCGCGAAGTAAGTCAAAGGCCCACCTAAGCGTGGGCCTTTTCCTTTTTTCGGTCGTCTTCCTCGTCTAGAAGGCAAATGACAACCCCACACCAGCTTTGAACTGATCTGCGGACCCCTCATCCTTGACGATTGGACTGTCCGCCGCATCACCCAACAAACGCGTATAAGATGCCCGGCCAACAAGCCCCCAGCGATCGGTCATCTTATATGTCATGGTTGCCTGGATACCGACGTCTTTCACACCTCCATTGGCTGTGTAGGCTGCCAGGCCTGAGTTTATCGCACCAGCCCCGGTCACGCCGAAATATGTATTCATGTAGCCATCACTGGCGAAGCCAACTTCTGTTTCCAGTCCAACGCCAAGTCTCTCAGTCGCGGAAAACTGATATCCCGCCCGGATTTTGCCGCTTGTCCCTTCATGCACACCGGAAAGATCGGTCATCAGCTCTGCAGAAACCTCGAAAACATCCGATTGCGCGAGAAGGGAGTTGAACTGGTAGGCAACAAAACCACCCGCCTCAAAGGCCCCATCGATGGCGTCAAGTCTGTCGATTACAGTGTTCGATACATTGTCCCGCCCCATTCGGTACTTCACAGCCGGGCCAAATTGGAAGGCCGCATCTGGGCGCAAGTTCAGACTCGCTTCCGGTCCTTTGATTTCCAGACCCAACCCCATTGCCCTCAAGTTGGTGTAGAACTGAGGTATCGGAATGTACTCTTTGGCGCCCTCGTATTCAGGCTCAGCTGCTGCGCCAAACACCGCAACTCCATGGACTCCTTGCGCGGCACGGCTGCCCAGGTCGGCCCAGCCGACCGAATTGCTGCCGCTTAAATCCGCTGCAAGTGCTGGTACATGCGAGCAGCTTCCGACAGCAAATAAGGCCAACGCCCCAAAGGAACATCCTTTGTTCATGAACACAGTCACAACCTCCGTCTAAATCCGGCCGTCTCTTATTCGACCGGCACACGGAAAGTGAACCGCTGCTAAGCAATGCAAAACTCGCGTTTCTGGAACTAGACGCTGCCGCTAAAAAGTGACGCAAACACTGGATAAGTATAGGAAATATAGAAGTTATTTTTTTGCCTCCTGGACAAATCTATCCTTTCGAAATGAACACACTCGCGTTCTGGTCACATTTTTGACCCATCTGCCTCTCTATGTGAGCGCGCAGTGCGGTGGAGGACGTTTTTTATATGGAGTTGAACAATGTACGCCGGCGGCGGCCGAAACAGCAGCGCTCGCGGCAGATGGTCGGCTTCATTCTAGAAGCCGCAACTCAAGTCTTTGATCAAAATGGTTATGAGGCGTCGACCACCAATCTGATTGCCGAGCGGGCGGGCATCAGCATTGGATCCTTGTACCAGTACTTCCCAAACAAGGCTGCTCTGATCCTGGAACTGAAAATCGCGCACCGTGCGCAGATTCTTCACGCTGTGGAGGGAGCCATGGCGTCCTCAGAACATCTGCCACTTCCTGATGCTATCCGGCGCATCGTCGACGCAAATTTCCAGGTGCACTTGGATGCGCCACGGTTGAATGCTGCGTTTGAAGAAGTGCTCCCGGCAAACACAGTGCAGTCCGACCAGGAGATGTTCCATCAGAAGATGGATTCCGCCGCCCGCACTTTCTTAAGCAGTAGACACCGGGAAATCGCAACACAAGATCTTGAGGCAGCAGGGTTTGTTATCCGAAATCTCATCCGCTCCGTGCTTCACGGTGCAATATCGGGCGGACAGATTGTCGATGACCCAGACGCTATCAAAGCCCACTTGGTTCACAGCATCATGGGTTGTTTGAGGCCTCCCGCTACAGCGGTTCCGCCACATTGAGCCGCTACTCGTTGACGATCCCGGCAATCATCCAGTCTTCGCCGTCCTGGATCAGCTGGTAGTGACAAGTGAACTCGAAGACCGCTTCACCATCGGTGCTCTCCTGGCTCCAATCGAGGGTAACCAAAGCGGTCGTGCCACTGACATGGCTGGAGACCACTTGGAACTCCGAATGGCTAACACCTTCTTTTTCTAAGGCTTTCAAGAGCGCTTCAATGTTCTCGATCAGCTCTTCATCGTCGTTGAAGACATGACCTTTCTCATGCTGCCAGATGATTGCAGGCAGCGCGAAGCAGTCGCAGATGCGCTCCATGTCATAATCGTTGAAACCGGCCTGATAGTCATCGAACAGCTGGGCAATGGTTTCTTCCGCTTCACCATTGCCATTCAAGTCCGCACCATTGCCACTGTCATTTCCGGTTTGCTGGAAGTCGCCATTGTCTGCCATGTCTGCCCCCTGCGATCCGGCGTTTCAATTTTGTCCGGTTTAAGAAGCTGCCTGCCCTTTCACATCCAGCAAACTGGCGTCAGCCCCCTCTCCGTCATCATAGCCTATCATATTGAGCGGACGGGCCTTTCGTCCATTTAAATCGCACCAATGCACAAGAGCTTCTTCGGCGCCATGAGTGACCCAAATTCGTTCTGCGCCGGTTTCCAGAATTGTCCGGCAAAGGTCGTCCCAATCAGCATGATCTGAGAGGATCAGCGGCAATTCAGCGCCGCGCTGACGCGCCCTTGCGCGCACCCGCATCCAGCCGGACGCCATGGCGGCAACCGGATCGCCAAAACGCCGCGACCATCGGTCGCTGAGCTGGCCGGGCGGGCACACAACAATTTCCCCTTGAAGTTCCTTGCCGCGGTCACCGACCAATTCCAACGGCCCAAGATCCACACCCTGAGATTGATAGTAAACGCAAAGTTTCTCCAAAGCGCCGTGCAGGTAGATGGTCTTTTCGTAACCAGCGGCCCGGATTTCGGCGATCACCCGCTGCGCCTTGCCCAAAGCATAAGCGCCGACCAGATGGGTCTGTTCAGGAAAAAGATCCAATGAAGAGATCAGCTTGGCGATTTCCTGCTGTGCGGGTGGGTGCCGGAACACCGGCAAACCAAATGTCGCTTCAGTGACGAAGGTGTCGCAAGGCACCAGTTCAAACGGAGCACAGGTGGGATCGGCCTGCCGCTTGTAGTCGCCGGATATGACCGTACGTTCGCCACCGGCCGACAGGAGAACCTGCGCGGATCCAAGGACGTGACCTGCCGGATGGAGCGACACCTCCACGCTGCCCACTGTCAGCGTCTCGCCGTAGCCGACGGCCTGCGCCTGACCGCAAAAATCAGTGCCATAGCGGACCGCCATGATATCGAGGGTCTGCCGGGTTGCCAGCACGGCACCATGCCCGGCCCGGGCATGATCTGCGTGACCATGAGTGATGATGGCCTTCTCGACAGGCCGTACCGGATCGATGTGCGCTTTGGCCAAAGGACAATAAAGCCCTTCAGGGGGCAGGGTCAGAAGCTCAGTCATTGAGCTGACTATAGGCCGCGGAATTTGAATGGCCAGCTC
Proteins encoded:
- a CDS encoding methyl-accepting chemotaxis protein, coding for MFKSIRAQIALLAIVPLLAFLFQSFIALYEAQNESRIASDILPKAVMAERSEAVIHELQKERGRTAVMIATGYADNPKKLLAEQRKATDKAVEDFQTAVAGFSVHNKVVLEKAREMANHLNAIGQHRSGIDNKSINGSKNLAFYSGNIRQLVALIWAGVQASADSEYAQDMSPFLLLTEAIEAGGLERAIGGQLFTIVGKTGDVPKERFLAYFDRLSVENAFLKDFREIAFPHHIELFDQMVSGPAVSQVVEWRKVLRTLPETKDGQGIDGSVWFGKATERLNLMRNASLEMLYAGEKRAQELADSANQHFMMVVWETVFVVLLTLGLCVWQIRKVNNTLAKLAGKLVDIAEGALDFKMPFLNRADVIGDLARAGEVFQENARVRAALEMEAAKERDRERMRQNHVEELIEKFRNLMASVTGDVDDKTSQMTDIASRVRHISQDASSAAGEAKGASESSSNNVQTVAAAAEEMSAAIQEILNQAGRATDVISDATGIAKQTDGNVSSLADAVEKIGTVVEMIRAIAEQTNLLALNATIEAARAGDAGKGFAVVAAEVKELSTQTAKATEEISNQISSVQGLTSEAVDSIRKISGSIELISEVTGAITSAVDEQSIATHEITQSITMAASETANAVTSAETVDQAIQATAGEAQTVDEIAVAVKNVADQMSTGIEGFLEQMAHDVEERRRASRKQEQGQKITLISEDGLEHSTRLVNSSDGGVGVIVFPGIKEGMRLTYVDFSGAQVPMVVKWIREDAAGLQRISNEVALSDAA
- a CDS encoding DEAD/DEAH box helicase, which codes for MTDLMSLAPALKAALAKRGYESLTPVQESVLSEAPAEADLLVSAQTGSGKTVAFGLALASTILGEEETLGKPGAPVALAIAPTRELALQVKEELTWLYGEAGAVTASCVGGMDPRTERRALDRGVHIVVGTPGRLRDHIERGALDLSELRAVVLDEADEMLDMGFREDLEFILDAAPQERRTLMFSATVPRPIAELAKRFQKDAVRLSTINAREQHVDIDYVAHPVAPNERENAIINVLRLHEAEKAIVFCQTREGVSRLTARLANRGFSIVSLSGELSQEQRTAALTAMKNGTARVCVATDVAARGIDLPNLDLVIHADLPTGKAALLHRSGRTGRAGRKGTCVLMVPFPRRRQAERTLHFANITATWKGAPTSDEIRAKDKERLLADPVLSAELEEEERAIAVELLALHSAEQLAAAFVKLRQSRLPAPEDVGELNESSLKGRDAGARGGRSAEITGKFDDGVWFSLSLGHRQRAEPRWILPLICRAGHVTKREVGAIKIFQNQLYFEIDGKHGERFNEVVKREGTGEENVNITLLDARGGKIPQPPKEDNFRGGGNRDRGNRFRGDRGDRNDRGDRGDRGGYQNRRPRKGDAPDYEEMGREDTLKPDRPKRGPKRDFDGPRGKKRRRDDGDAAPHHPAYEPLDMKALSGDRDGDAPRKARKPRDTDGEAPRKGKPKAGGKPAGAKKKAPKKNKPSRAQRKADRAK
- a CDS encoding MipA/OmpV family protein; the protein is MNKGCSFGALALFAVGSCSHVPALAADLSGSNSVGWADLGSRAAQGVHGVAVFGAAAEPEYEGAKEYIPIPQFYTNLRAMGLGLEIKGPEASLNLRPDAAFQFGPAVKYRMGRDNVSNTVIDRLDAIDGAFEAGGFVAYQFNSLLAQSDVFEVSAELMTDLSGVHEGTSGKIRAGYQFSATERLGVGLETEVGFASDGYMNTYFGVTGAGAINSGLAAYTANGGVKDVGIQATMTYKMTDRWGLVGRASYTRLLGDAADSPIVKDEGSADQFKAGVGLSFAF
- a CDS encoding TetR/AcrR family transcriptional regulator, yielding MELNNVRRRRPKQQRSRQMVGFILEAATQVFDQNGYEASTTNLIAERAGISIGSLYQYFPNKAALILELKIAHRAQILHAVEGAMASSEHLPLPDAIRRIVDANFQVHLDAPRLNAAFEEVLPANTVQSDQEMFHQKMDSAARTFLSSRHREIATQDLEAAGFVIRNLIRSVLHGAISGGQIVDDPDAIKAHLVHSIMGCLRPPATAVPPH
- a CDS encoding DUF4440 domain-containing protein, whose amino-acid sequence is MADNGDFQQTGNDSGNGADLNGNGEAEETIAQLFDDYQAGFNDYDMERICDCFALPAIIWQHEKGHVFNDDEELIENIEALLKALEKEGVSHSEFQVVSSHVSGTTALVTLDWSQESTDGEAVFEFTCHYQLIQDGEDWMIAGIVNE
- a CDS encoding ligase-associated DNA damage response exonuclease produces the protein MTELLTLPPEGLYCPLAKAHIDPVRPVEKAIITHGHADHARAGHGAVLATRQTLDIMAVRYGTDFCGQAQAVGYGETLTVGSVEVSLHPAGHVLGSAQVLLSAGGERTVISGDYKRQADPTCAPFELVPCDTFVTEATFGLPVFRHPPAQQEIAKLISSLDLFPEQTHLVGAYALGKAQRVIAEIRAAGYEKTIYLHGALEKLCVYYQSQGVDLGPLELVGDRGKELQGEIVVCPPGQLSDRWSRRFGDPVAAMASGWMRVRARARQRGAELPLILSDHADWDDLCRTILETGAERIWVTHGAEEALVHWCDLNGRKARPLNMIGYDDGEGADASLLDVKGQAAS